Proteins encoded together in one Cellulomonas gilvus ATCC 13127 window:
- the pgm gene encoding phosphoglucomutase (alpha-D-glucose-1,6-bisphosphate-dependent) — MHQRAGTVALPEDLIDVDALVGAYYDRIPDPTHPDEQVVFGTSGHRGSSLRTAFNEAHIVAITQAIVEYRRAQGTDGPLFIGRDTHGLSEPAQRTAIEVLVANGVEVHVDARDSFTPTPAVSLAILRHNGAGTAAGVRTHGPGLADGIVVTPSHNPPADGGFKYNPPHGGPAGGDATGPIAARANELLAGGWRQVPRTAYDAAIGSDLVKRHDYLTAYVDDLANVIDFDAIRSAGVRIGADPLGGAMAEYWGVIGERYGLDLTVVNPTVDPRWPFMTLDWDGKIRMDCSSPYAMASLVARMTAGDGPAPYDIATGNDADSDRHGIVTPDGGLLNPNHYLAVMISYLYGGARPGWSPDAAIGKTLVSSSLVDRVGARLGRRVVEVPVGFKWFVPGLIDGSVGFGGEESAGASFLRTDGTVWTTDKDGPIACLLASEILATTGRSPSEHHRALVDELGESWYARIDAAATREEKARLGALSPAQVTATTLAGAPITARLTQAPGNGESIGGLKVTTDDAWFAARPSGTEDVYKIYAESFVSAEHLAQVQAEAKDVVSAALAG; from the coding sequence ATGCACCAGCGCGCCGGAACCGTTGCCCTGCCCGAGGACCTCATCGACGTCGACGCGCTCGTCGGCGCGTACTACGACCGCATCCCCGACCCCACCCACCCGGACGAGCAGGTGGTGTTCGGCACCAGCGGCCACCGCGGCTCGTCGCTGCGCACCGCCTTCAACGAGGCGCACATCGTCGCGATCACGCAGGCGATCGTCGAGTACCGGCGGGCCCAGGGGACCGACGGGCCGCTGTTCATCGGGCGCGACACGCACGGGCTCTCCGAGCCGGCGCAGCGCACCGCGATCGAGGTGCTGGTGGCGAACGGCGTCGAGGTGCACGTCGACGCGCGGGACTCGTTCACGCCCACACCCGCCGTCTCGCTCGCGATCCTGCGGCACAACGGCGCGGGCACGGCCGCCGGCGTGCGCACGCACGGGCCCGGGCTGGCCGACGGGATCGTCGTGACCCCGTCGCACAACCCGCCCGCGGACGGCGGCTTCAAGTACAACCCCCCGCACGGCGGCCCCGCGGGCGGCGACGCGACGGGTCCGATCGCGGCGCGCGCCAACGAGCTGCTCGCGGGCGGCTGGCGCCAGGTGCCGCGCACCGCGTACGACGCGGCGATCGGCTCCGACCTGGTCAAGCGGCACGACTACCTGACGGCGTACGTCGACGACCTGGCCAACGTGATCGACTTCGACGCGATCCGCTCCGCGGGCGTCCGCATCGGCGCCGACCCGCTGGGCGGCGCGATGGCCGAGTACTGGGGCGTGATCGGGGAGCGGTACGGCCTGGACCTCACCGTGGTGAACCCGACCGTGGACCCGCGCTGGCCGTTCATGACGCTCGACTGGGACGGCAAGATCCGCATGGACTGCTCGTCGCCGTACGCCATGGCGTCGCTCGTGGCGCGCATGACCGCGGGCGACGGGCCCGCGCCGTACGACATCGCGACCGGCAACGACGCGGACTCCGACCGCCACGGCATCGTCACGCCCGATGGCGGCCTGCTGAACCCGAACCACTACCTGGCCGTGATGATCTCCTACCTGTACGGCGGCGCGCGCCCGGGCTGGTCGCCCGACGCCGCGATCGGCAAGACGCTGGTCTCCTCCTCGCTCGTGGACCGCGTCGGCGCACGGCTGGGCCGGCGCGTCGTCGAGGTCCCGGTCGGGTTCAAGTGGTTCGTCCCCGGCCTGATCGACGGCTCGGTCGGGTTCGGCGGGGAGGAGTCCGCGGGCGCGTCGTTCCTGCGCACCGACGGCACCGTGTGGACCACCGACAAGGACGGGCCGATCGCGTGCCTGCTGGCCTCGGAGATCCTGGCGACCACGGGCCGCTCGCCCTCGGAGCACCACCGGGCGCTCGTCGACGAGCTGGGCGAGTCCTGGTACGCGCGCATCGACGCCGCCGCCACGCGTGAGGAGAAGGCCCGGCTCGGCGCGCTCTCGCCCGCGCAGGTCACGGCCACCACGCTCGCCGGCGCACCCATCACGGCACGTCTCACGCAGGCCCCCGGCAACGGCGAGTCGATCGGCGGGCTCAAGGTCACCACCGACGACGCGTGGTTCGCCGCGCGCCCGTCGGGCACCGAGGACGTCTACAAGATCTACGCCGAGTCGTTCGTGTCCGCGGAGCACCTGGCCCAGGTGCAGGCCGAGGCGAAGGACGTGGTCTCGGCGGCGCTCGCGGGCTGA
- a CDS encoding DUF5926 family protein has protein sequence MAKGSVDFVLRPFEGLPGEPDWVALKEVVPAATAPARTTAEHGSKDVLITTVLPQAWPALHRADGVILLALQTSTHSGDASRDLAAALLEAIEVEPGTAVEVIGLPEAGPRLQDVLDLSVPFEVTVHDSFAYWLAPDVERTSDLEAAIQDADEGIIDTVKIPGVEAAYWCRMGAKEFLRWAQPHDEQVVLDGLARLHARRESGFAGGKFIGYFRSSGLVVPVWELARGTEADELDGAIAQFAPRFEAALASTEPLDANERRARAGLVARQVTLR, from the coding sequence ATGGCCAAGGGATCTGTGGACTTCGTGCTGCGACCGTTCGAGGGGCTCCCGGGCGAGCCCGACTGGGTCGCGCTCAAGGAGGTCGTGCCCGCCGCGACGGCGCCCGCGCGCACCACCGCGGAGCACGGCAGCAAGGACGTCCTGATCACCACCGTGCTGCCGCAGGCCTGGCCCGCGCTGCACCGCGCGGACGGCGTGATCCTGCTGGCGCTGCAGACCTCGACGCACTCGGGCGACGCGAGCCGGGACCTGGCCGCCGCGCTGCTCGAGGCGATCGAGGTCGAGCCCGGCACCGCGGTCGAGGTGATCGGCCTGCCCGAGGCGGGCCCGCGCCTGCAGGACGTGCTGGACCTGAGCGTCCCGTTCGAGGTCACGGTGCACGACTCGTTCGCGTACTGGCTGGCCCCCGACGTCGAGCGCACGAGCGACCTCGAGGCCGCGATCCAGGACGCCGACGAGGGCATCATCGACACGGTCAAGATCCCCGGTGTCGAGGCGGCGTACTGGTGCCGCATGGGCGCCAAGGAGTTCCTGCGATGGGCGCAGCCGCACGACGAGCAGGTGGTGCTGGACGGCCTCGCCCGCCTGCACGCCCGGCGCGAGTCGGGCTTCGCCGGCGGCAAGTTCATCGGCTACTTCCGCTCGAGCGGTCTCGTCGTGCCCGTGTGGGAGCTCGCGCGCGGCACCGAGGCCGACGAGCTGGACGGCGCGATCGCGCAGTTCGCGCCGCGGTTCGAGGCCGCGCTGGCCAGCACCGAGCCGCTCGACGCGAACGAGCGCCGCGCCCGCGCGGGCCTGGTGGCCCGCCAGGTCACGCTGCGCTGA
- a CDS encoding methylated-DNA--[protein]-cysteine S-methyltransferase, whose protein sequence is MTQDAVTTGRVHTCVATPLGEVVVAALDGAVTHVRLPFRAAGLAPVPPSVPAASVEPVGLGERVVPADEPVLAAAADQLTAYFAGRLRAFDLPLRLTGTAFQLRVWQGLRAIPYGTTTTYGALAADLGLDPRTTSRAVGAANGANRVAIVVPCHRMVGADGTLTGFAAGVGTKRALLDLERGTAGPDDALF, encoded by the coding sequence ATGACGCAGGACGCGGTCACGACGGGACGCGTGCACACGTGCGTCGCGACGCCGCTCGGTGAGGTGGTGGTCGCGGCGCTCGACGGTGCCGTCACGCACGTGCGCCTGCCGTTCCGCGCAGCCGGCCTCGCGCCGGTGCCCCCGTCCGTGCCCGCGGCGTCCGTCGAGCCGGTGGGCCTGGGCGAGCGCGTGGTGCCCGCGGACGAACCCGTGCTCGCAGCCGCGGCCGACCAGCTCACGGCGTACTTCGCGGGGCGGCTGCGCGCGTTCGACCTGCCGCTGCGGCTGACGGGCACCGCGTTCCAGCTCCGGGTGTGGCAGGGGCTGCGCGCGATCCCGTACGGCACCACGACCACGTACGGCGCGCTCGCGGCGGACCTGGGCCTGGACCCGCGGACCACGTCCCGTGCGGTCGGCGCGGCCAACGGCGCCAACCGCGTCGCGATCGTCGTGCCGTGCCACCGCATGGTCGGCGCCGACGGGACGCTGACGGGCTTCGCGGCGGGCGTCGGCACCAAACGTGCGCTGCTGGACCTGGAGCGCGGCACCGCCGGCCCCGACGACGCGCTGTTCTGA
- a CDS encoding glycosyltransferase family 2 protein, with protein sequence MTPRPSSDPSTEGEPDPRTPSGDEPGRSHSRSGTTPRVRQRVAVIIPAKDEARRIAATVRAAKAIPHVDLVLVVDDGSEDNTQHVAREAGAVVVRHSHNRGKAAAMETGAAVVAMRDAPDRAPRILLFIDGDLAETAVNTAPLVPPVLEGHTDLAIALLPPQPGAGGRGIVVGAARRAIAAMTGWTPTQPLSGMRCLTREAFEAATPLARGWGVETGMTIDLLRQGFRVVEVPCELRHRPSGSDLRGQLHRAAQYRDVQLAVSARRVRAAAGSVKSTVSPPRPPTHR encoded by the coding sequence GTGACCCCTCGCCCCTCGTCCGACCCCTCCACGGAGGGGGAGCCCGACCCGCGCACGCCCTCCGGCGACGAGCCCGGCAGGAGCCACTCCCGCAGCGGCACCACGCCGCGCGTGCGCCAGCGGGTCGCGGTGATCATCCCCGCCAAGGACGAGGCCCGGCGCATCGCGGCGACGGTCCGGGCGGCCAAGGCGATCCCGCACGTGGACCTGGTGCTGGTGGTCGACGACGGCTCCGAGGACAACACGCAGCACGTCGCGCGTGAGGCGGGCGCGGTCGTGGTGCGGCACTCGCACAACCGCGGCAAGGCCGCCGCGATGGAGACCGGTGCCGCGGTCGTCGCGATGCGTGACGCGCCCGACCGGGCGCCGCGCATCCTGCTGTTCATCGACGGCGACCTGGCCGAGACCGCGGTCAACACCGCGCCGCTGGTCCCGCCGGTGCTCGAGGGCCACACCGACCTGGCGATCGCCCTGCTCCCGCCGCAGCCGGGTGCGGGTGGCCGCGGCATCGTCGTGGGTGCCGCGCGTCGTGCGATCGCGGCGATGACGGGGTGGACCCCCACGCAGCCGCTGTCCGGCATGCGCTGCCTGACGCGCGAGGCGTTCGAGGCGGCCACGCCGCTGGCCCGCGGCTGGGGCGTCGAGACCGGCATGACGATCGACCTGCTGCGCCAGGGCTTCCGTGTGGTCGAGGTGCCGTGCGAGCTGCGGCACCGCCCGTCGGGCTCGGACCTGCGCGGTCAGCTGCACCGCGCCGCGCAGTACCGCGACGTCCAGCTCGCGGTGAGTGCGCGGCGTGTGCGCGCCGCGGCGGGTTCCGTGAAGAGCACGGTGAGCCCTCCGCGTCCGCCGACGCACCGCTGA
- the pheA gene encoding prephenate dehydratase, with protein MRYAYLGPAGTFTEAALRQVASPQDAEYLPQVDVASAIDAVREGAADFAVVAIESTVEGGVTATLDALATGTPLVVVREVLVPVQFALAAPHGTALADVRRISAHPHAWVQCRRWLAHHLPGVVHVPATSNTAPAALIAQAGERSAELGFDAALVPPPAVETYGLHALARDVADNPSAVTRFVVVGHPGDVPAPTGADKTTLVVHLPDNEAGALLEMLEQFAARGVNLSRIESRPIGDALGRYSFSIDAEGHVADERVAEALMGLHRRCPLVRFLGSYPRADALEPTVHVGTADTDFVAARAWVADVRAGRTT; from the coding sequence ATGCGCTACGCCTACCTCGGCCCCGCCGGCACGTTCACCGAGGCCGCGCTGCGCCAGGTCGCCTCCCCGCAGGACGCCGAGTACCTCCCGCAGGTCGACGTCGCGTCCGCGATCGACGCCGTGCGGGAGGGTGCGGCGGACTTCGCGGTGGTCGCGATCGAGAGCACGGTCGAGGGCGGCGTGACCGCGACGCTGGACGCGCTCGCGACCGGCACGCCGCTCGTCGTGGTGCGGGAGGTGCTCGTCCCGGTGCAGTTCGCGCTCGCGGCCCCGCACGGCACCGCGCTCGCGGACGTCCGCCGGATCTCGGCGCACCCGCACGCGTGGGTGCAGTGCCGTCGCTGGCTGGCCCACCACCTGCCCGGCGTGGTGCACGTGCCCGCGACGTCGAACACCGCACCCGCCGCGCTCATCGCGCAGGCCGGCGAGCGCAGCGCAGAGCTCGGCTTCGACGCCGCGCTGGTCCCGCCGCCCGCGGTCGAGACGTACGGCCTGCACGCGCTGGCCCGGGACGTCGCGGACAACCCCTCGGCGGTCACGCGGTTCGTCGTCGTCGGTCACCCCGGGGACGTGCCCGCACCCACCGGCGCGGACAAGACGACGCTCGTCGTCCACCTGCCCGACAACGAGGCCGGTGCGCTGCTGGAGATGCTCGAGCAGTTCGCGGCGCGCGGCGTGAACCTCTCCCGGATCGAGTCGCGCCCCATCGGGGACGCGCTCGGCCGGTACTCGTTCTCGATCGACGCGGAGGGGCACGTCGCCGACGAGCGCGTCGCCGAGGCGCTCATGGGCCTGCACCGGCGCTGCCCGCTGGTCCGGTTCCTGGGCTCCTACCCGCGTGCGGACGCGCTCGAGCCCACGGTGCACGTCGGCACCGCGGACACCGACTTCGTCGCCGCGCGCGCGTGGGTCGCCGACGTGCGGGCCGGCCGCACCACCTGA
- a CDS encoding GntR family transcriptional regulator, producing the protein MPIPAHVSAAEPGRLLLADVVYDRLLSVIVGGQLAPGEVVREEEVAGWLSVSRTPVRDAMHRLGEQGLLVYQPNRGSHVTPLDREDLEHVVQVVAALYALAATRATDRLGSVDHAMLAAHLEASVKAHESGDAAQRAAETDAALDVLHERSGNPVLTRTLLSLRPHLTRLVALVPGVPDVATTQRLGEAVVVALAAGDAARAGDAARAYVLGLGDALVAAAVERGIAS; encoded by the coding sequence ATGCCGATCCCCGCGCACGTCTCCGCGGCCGAACCGGGCCGGCTGCTGCTCGCCGACGTCGTCTACGACCGGCTGCTCTCGGTGATCGTCGGCGGCCAGCTCGCCCCCGGCGAGGTCGTCCGCGAGGAGGAGGTCGCCGGCTGGCTCAGCGTGTCCCGGACCCCCGTGCGCGACGCGATGCACCGGCTGGGCGAGCAGGGCCTGCTGGTCTACCAGCCCAACCGCGGTTCGCACGTCACGCCCCTGGACCGCGAGGACCTCGAGCACGTGGTGCAGGTGGTCGCCGCGCTCTACGCGCTGGCCGCGACGCGCGCCACGGACCGCCTGGGCTCGGTCGACCACGCGATGCTGGCGGCGCACCTCGAGGCCTCGGTCAAGGCGCACGAGTCCGGCGACGCCGCGCAGCGGGCCGCCGAGACGGACGCCGCTCTCGACGTGCTGCACGAGCGCAGCGGCAACCCCGTCCTGACGCGCACGCTGCTGTCGCTGCGGCCGCACCTCACGCGGCTGGTCGCGCTCGTCCCGGGCGTGCCCGACGTCGCGACGACGCAACGCCTGGGCGAGGCGGTCGTCGTCGCGCTCGCGGCGGGCGATGCGGCACGTGCCGGCGACGCGGCACGCGCGTACGTGCTGGGCCTCGGCGACGCGCTGGTCGCGGCCGCCGTGGAGCGCGGCATCGCGTCCTGA
- a CDS encoding diacylglycerol/lipid kinase family protein, with amino-acid sequence MGWHEWAAVAVGLAVVVGLLVALVTWARRRDLLAHLNSSPATGTRARALGRDARERGQLIAFVANPSKPDVPALRDAVERATADQGLPAPLWLETTVEDPGRGQARAALAQGADLVVAIGGDGTVRAVAEVLTGTHVAMAIVPLGTGNLLARNLDLPIGDPFAALEVAVRGADRAIDVGWLRVLRYDDEEGPREPRRPTARRAPDAAPAAPRPRDERDHLFLVIAGLGFDAAMVADADDGLKARMGWVAYFVAGIRHLHGRRNRVHVRIDDQPTTSTRLRSLLIGNCGRLPGGLTLLPDAVVDDGWLDVAAIDTRAGIAGWAQLFGEVVLQGVGVKNGRARGIGRIDHTRARDVRVVVPAGEYAQVDGDIVGRVTEVTARVDPGALVVRVAAPA; translated from the coding sequence GTGGGGTGGCACGAGTGGGCGGCCGTGGCCGTCGGGCTGGCGGTCGTCGTCGGCCTCCTGGTCGCGCTCGTGACCTGGGCGCGACGGCGCGACCTGCTCGCGCACCTCAACTCCTCCCCCGCGACGGGCACCCGGGCACGCGCGCTCGGACGCGACGCGCGTGAGCGCGGCCAGCTGATCGCGTTCGTCGCCAACCCCTCCAAGCCGGACGTGCCCGCGCTGCGGGACGCGGTCGAGCGCGCCACCGCGGACCAGGGTCTGCCCGCACCGCTGTGGCTCGAGACCACGGTCGAGGACCCGGGCCGCGGCCAGGCCCGCGCCGCACTCGCGCAGGGTGCGGACCTGGTGGTGGCGATCGGCGGCGACGGGACCGTGCGCGCGGTCGCGGAGGTGCTCACGGGCACGCACGTCGCGATGGCGATCGTTCCGCTCGGCACGGGCAACCTGCTGGCCCGCAACCTCGACCTGCCGATCGGCGACCCGTTCGCCGCGCTCGAGGTCGCGGTGCGCGGCGCGGACCGCGCGATCGACGTGGGCTGGCTGCGCGTGCTGCGCTACGACGACGAGGAGGGCCCGCGCGAGCCCCGGCGGCCCACGGCGCGCCGCGCACCGGACGCGGCCCCCGCGGCGCCCCGGCCGCGCGACGAGCGCGACCACCTGTTCCTGGTGATCGCGGGCCTCGGGTTCGACGCCGCGATGGTGGCCGACGCGGACGACGGGCTCAAGGCACGCATGGGCTGGGTCGCGTACTTCGTGGCCGGGATCCGCCACCTGCACGGTCGGCGCAACCGCGTGCACGTGCGCATCGACGACCAGCCGACCACGTCCACCCGGCTGCGCAGCCTCCTGATCGGCAACTGCGGGAGGCTGCCCGGCGGCCTGACGCTGCTGCCCGACGCGGTGGTCGACGACGGGTGGCTCGACGTCGCCGCGATCGACACGCGCGCCGGCATCGCGGGCTGGGCGCAGCTGTTCGGCGAGGTGGTGCTGCAGGGCGTCGGGGTCAAGAACGGCCGCGCGCGGGGCATCGGGCGCATCGACCACACGCGTGCGCGCGACGTGCGCGTGGTGGTGCCCGCGGGCGAGTACGCGCAGGTGGACGGGGACATCGTCGGACGCGTGACCGAGGTGACCGCGCGCGTCGATCCGGGCGCGCTCGTCGTGCGCGTCGCGGCACCCGCCTGA
- the serS gene encoding serine--tRNA ligase, whose translation MIDLKLLRDDPDVVRASQVTRGDDPALVDEVLDADARRRSALTEFEQLRAEQKAHGKKVAQAQGEEKQALLAHAKHVADRVKALQADADAAQAKADELLRRIGNVVEDGVPAGGEDDFVVLEHVGTPRDFAAEYGADFTVKDHLELGEGLRAIDTERGAKVSGARFYFLTGIGARLELALLNAAVDKAVGLGFTPVITPTLVKPEIMAGTGFLGAHADEIYRLEADDLYLVGTSEVALAGYHSGEIVDLSDGPLRYAGWSACYRREAGSYGKDTRGIIRVHQFHKVEAFSYTRVEDAQDEHRRILGWEKEMLDLAELPYRVIDTAAGDLGSSAARKFDCEAWLPSQQRYLELTSTSNCTTFQARRLGVRERTADGQVRAVATLNGTLATTRWIVALLENHQQADGSVHVPVGLRPYLGGLEVLEPR comes from the coding sequence GTGATCGATCTCAAGCTCCTGCGCGACGACCCCGACGTGGTCCGCGCCAGCCAGGTGACCCGTGGTGACGACCCCGCCCTCGTGGACGAGGTGCTGGACGCGGACGCCCGCCGGCGGTCCGCGCTCACGGAGTTCGAGCAGCTGCGCGCCGAGCAGAAGGCGCACGGCAAGAAGGTCGCGCAGGCGCAGGGGGAGGAGAAGCAGGCGCTGCTCGCGCACGCCAAGCACGTGGCCGACCGCGTCAAGGCGCTCCAGGCGGACGCGGACGCCGCGCAGGCCAAGGCCGACGAGCTGCTGCGCCGCATCGGCAACGTGGTCGAGGACGGCGTCCCGGCGGGCGGCGAGGACGACTTCGTCGTGCTCGAGCACGTGGGCACGCCCCGCGACTTCGCCGCGGAGTACGGCGCCGACTTCACGGTCAAGGACCACCTGGAGCTCGGCGAGGGCCTGCGCGCGATCGACACCGAGCGCGGCGCCAAGGTCTCGGGCGCGCGGTTCTACTTCCTGACCGGCATCGGGGCGCGGCTCGAGCTCGCGCTGCTCAACGCGGCCGTGGACAAGGCCGTGGGCCTGGGCTTCACGCCGGTCATCACGCCCACGCTGGTCAAGCCGGAGATCATGGCGGGCACCGGGTTCCTGGGTGCGCACGCCGACGAGATCTACCGGCTCGAGGCCGACGACCTGTACCTGGTCGGCACCAGCGAGGTCGCGCTCGCGGGCTACCACTCGGGCGAGATCGTCGACCTGTCGGACGGCCCGCTGCGGTACGCCGGGTGGAGCGCGTGCTACCGGCGCGAGGCGGGCTCGTACGGCAAGGACACGCGCGGCATCATCCGCGTGCACCAGTTCCACAAGGTCGAGGCGTTCAGCTACACGCGCGTCGAGGACGCGCAGGACGAGCACCGGCGCATCCTGGGCTGGGAGAAGGAGATGCTCGACCTCGCCGAGCTGCCCTACCGCGTGATCGACACCGCGGCGGGCGACCTGGGCTCGAGCGCGGCGCGCAAGTTCGACTGCGAGGCGTGGCTGCCCAGCCAGCAGCGCTACCTGGAGCTGACGTCGACCTCCAACTGCACGACGTTCCAGGCCCGGCGCCTGGGCGTGCGCGAGCGGACGGCCGACGGCCAGGTCCGCGCGGTCGCGACGCTCAACGGGACGCTGGCCACGACGCGGTGGATCGTCGCGCTGCTCGAGAACCACCAGCAGGCGGACGGGTCGGTGCACGTCCCGGTGGGGCTGCGGCCCTACCTGGGCGGGCTCGAGGTGCTGGAACCCCGATGA
- a CDS encoding HAD family hydrolase, translating to MSRTRLVALDVDGTLMSYDGVISDGVRRAVLDLVAAGVHVVLATGRGAHSAVPVALDLGLTEGWVVCSNGAVTARLDADEAAGFEITDVVTFDPGPALRAIALELPDALYAVEDLGVGFRVSSPFPAGELSGEMEVVGFDELAATPATRVVIRAPGASPEEFHAIVERVGLHEVEYAVGWTAWLDLTPGGVSKASALEAVRRRLGVEPFATAAVGDGGNDLQMLQWAARGVAMGHARDDVRAAADEVTGTIDDDGALATLRSLLP from the coding sequence ATGAGCCGCACACGCCTGGTGGCCCTCGACGTCGACGGGACCCTCATGTCCTACGACGGCGTCATCTCCGACGGTGTGCGCCGGGCGGTGCTGGACCTGGTCGCCGCGGGTGTGCACGTGGTGCTCGCGACCGGCCGCGGCGCGCACTCGGCCGTGCCCGTCGCGCTCGACCTGGGCCTGACCGAGGGCTGGGTGGTGTGCTCCAACGGGGCGGTCACCGCACGCCTGGACGCCGACGAGGCCGCGGGCTTCGAGATCACCGACGTCGTCACGTTCGACCCCGGTCCCGCGCTGCGCGCGATCGCGCTCGAGCTGCCGGACGCGCTGTACGCGGTCGAGGACCTCGGCGTCGGCTTCCGCGTCTCGTCGCCGTTCCCCGCGGGCGAGCTGAGCGGGGAGATGGAGGTCGTCGGGTTCGACGAGCTCGCGGCGACGCCCGCGACGCGCGTGGTCATCCGCGCACCCGGCGCGAGCCCCGAGGAGTTCCACGCGATCGTCGAGCGCGTGGGCCTGCACGAGGTGGAGTACGCGGTCGGCTGGACCGCGTGGCTCGACCTGACCCCGGGCGGGGTCTCCAAGGCGAGCGCGCTCGAGGCCGTGCGGCGCAGGCTGGGCGTGGAGCCGTTCGCGACGGCCGCGGTCGGCGACGGCGGGAACGACCTGCAGATGCTCCAGTGGGCCGCGCGCGGGGTCGCCATGGGCCACGCGCGCGACGACGTGCGCGCCGCGGCCGACGAGGTCACGGGCACGATCGACGACGACGGCGCCCTGGCCACGCTCCGCTCCCTCCTCCCCTGA
- a CDS encoding LacI family DNA-binding transcriptional regulator — protein sequence MGHGIEDVARAAGVSTATVSRALRGLPHVTDATRERVRAVAAELGYVATPSARSLATGRTRTIGLLSPWVSHWFFANVIEGAERALREQDHDALLYTFDVFELGPRRRVETHVLRGRVDGVLVVGLPLEDAEVADLDALGRPLVFVGAGPTDRCTVRIDEVAVAHLAVRHLLELGHRRIAYVSGHPDDVSPWSAAVLRTHGWREAMTEAGLRTDLQVNGNFDMPGGRAATHELLDRHPDVTAVFASSDEMAMGVVVAARERGLRIPQDLSVIGVDGHELGEVVGLTSVAQDVLAQGREAARLVLRVIAGEPVPVRVTPPVRLVVRSSTGPAPA from the coding sequence ATGGGGCACGGCATCGAGGACGTCGCCCGCGCGGCAGGCGTGTCCACCGCGACGGTGTCCCGCGCGCTGCGCGGGCTGCCGCACGTCACCGATGCGACGCGTGAGCGCGTCCGGGCGGTCGCGGCCGAGCTCGGATACGTCGCCACGCCGTCGGCGCGCTCGTTGGCCACGGGGCGGACCCGCACGATCGGGCTGCTCTCGCCGTGGGTCAGCCACTGGTTCTTCGCCAACGTGATCGAGGGCGCCGAACGCGCGCTGCGCGAGCAGGACCACGACGCGTTGCTCTACACGTTCGACGTGTTCGAGCTGGGACCGCGTCGTCGCGTGGAGACGCACGTGCTGCGCGGCCGCGTGGACGGGGTCCTGGTGGTGGGGCTCCCGCTCGAGGACGCCGAGGTCGCGGACCTGGACGCGCTCGGCCGGCCGCTCGTGTTCGTCGGCGCGGGGCCCACGGACCGCTGCACGGTGCGGATCGACGAGGTCGCGGTGGCGCACCTGGCCGTGCGCCACCTGCTCGAGCTCGGGCACCGGCGCATCGCGTACGTGAGCGGGCACCCGGACGACGTGAGCCCGTGGTCGGCCGCGGTGCTGCGGACGCACGGCTGGCGCGAGGCGATGACGGAGGCCGGGCTGCGCACGGACCTGCAGGTCAACGGCAACTTCGACATGCCGGGCGGGCGTGCCGCGACGCATGAGCTGCTGGACCGGCACCCGGACGTCACGGCGGTGTTCGCGTCGTCCGACGAGATGGCCATGGGCGTCGTCGTCGCGGCGCGGGAGAGGGGCCTGCGGATCCCGCAGGACCTCTCGGTGATCGGCGTCGACGGTCACGAGCTGGGTGAGGTCGTGGGGCTCACGTCGGTCGCGCAGGACGTGCTCGCGCAGGGTCGGGAGGCCGCCCGCCTGGTGCTGCGCGTGATCGCGGGCGAGCCCGTGCCGGTGCGCGTGACCCCTCCGGTGCGCCTCGTCGTGCGGTCCTCGACGGGTCCCGCACCGGCCTGA